One Vespa crabro chromosome 9, iyVesCrab1.2, whole genome shotgun sequence genomic region harbors:
- the LOC124427113 gene encoding lisH domain-containing protein ARMC9-like isoform X2 produces MYNDGSSDHDCQQLKKGFYRNFFEYDQTNTDEFLLNRDFNSTAERLIEEANKVVVKNLEDSINMNKSFVMGPNKQILLSYKFGNTMKFFELWNKYIPDHIKTCKEYKILTLKLHVYFVILPKSMLILIQQKNHSKDKNIPTTASTKEDSSFIEIENHTIKLEKDFNKNMARLQQYLSTDGKELKYETQLRAFFALPYVEDPLSDPLFREIFNKSWTEKLSIHLQEFIAKYVQDSGENEEIMGDCIESSKISEIDITTSTIPCKIPNTDNSEKIVTKNNLPIKPNDRDVPDFLEDKSEEQLNISYERKYNMESKSTQTHSHLIKDYPQYYLVENTDHQNIYRYNPKLIQYNQELALTKSHLYNVHSNYKKLKSRFHKLHGDYHKLLSIAAELTAVLENSVKGQSVDLQGMLESCMKIFPDLFNQNIRDELQVKVQKSDDTNKRDIQPNFNIINISPKLLDFKKIKLHLINGNVKTKLLLLQALRWKITLSQPGERDEAIHEYISRDLLGLHGQIASDNGRSILPYLLTPENVPMPHPLQQSTARLLNTFASLQCGRDYLSIDSSIVRVIFNCLNDNYHDGIDSLTYDMTLSTLQKLSLRKQQRLYMIDRGLLEWLIYHLHNESNTMSFYRLKYATALLMNLSLHKQAQIRISTTASLLISTLIMLLAIDHPSVSPYVNGALNNFLANDQINNEAKHVNLSSILEQLCKNKTGEMREYLEHILKVHKRECTIDIEDDAISDNDNEEFDVLENELEENDPVKNHKAELYGEVLLSTCYMITPDVFQKESVAISKALTKTSDTKLLPLQNHKKHNQSCSNTSLSLLEHVPRESSTMTISSSMTLESTHENKKGLEKFSSIASLSNINNDNDKLFDNAANAIKFKCDKEEEAFLAKPKISRTPPCLH; encoded by the exons ATGTATAATGATGGATCAAGTGATCATGATTGTCagcaattaaaaaaaggattttatagaaatttcttCGAATACGATCAAACAAATACTGATGAG tttcttCTAAATCGTGATTTTAATAGTACTGCGGAAAGATTAATCGAAGAAGCCAATAAGGttgttgttaaaaatttagaGGATTCTATAAACATGAATAAGTCTTTTGTTATGGGACCAAATAAGCAAATTTTACTAAGTTATAAATTTGGAAACACGATGAAATTTTTTGAA ctaTGGAACAAATATATACCTGATCATATAAAAACATGTAAAGAGTACAAAATCTTAACGCTTAAATTGCATGTATATTTTGTCATTTTACCTAAATCTATGTTAATTTTAATCCAACAAAAAAATCATAGTAAAg ataAAAACATTCCTACAACAGCCTCTACTAAAGAGGATTCTTCTTTCATAGAAATAGAG AATCATACAATCAAActtgaaaaagattttaacaaaaatatggCACGGCTACAGCAATATTTGTCTACAGATggtaaagaattaaaatatgaaactcAATTGAGAGCATTTTTTGCATTACCTTACGTAGAAGATCCATTGTCTGATCCATtatttcgtgaaatatttaataagagtTGGACAGAAAAATTATCTATACACTTGCAAGAATTTATTGCAAAGTATGTACAG gaTAGTggagagaatgaagaaattaTGGGTGATTGCATTGAATCAAGTAAGATATCTGAGATTGATATAACTACTTCAACAATACCTTGTAAAATACCTAATACAGATAATTCagaaaaaattgttaccaaaAATAATCTACCAATTAAACCGAATGACAGAGATGTACCTGACTTTTTAGAAGATAAAAGTGAAGAACaacttaatatttcttatgaaaggaaatataatatggaatcaaa aaGTACACAAACGCACAgtcatttaataaaagattatcCACAGTATTATTTAGTAGAAAACACGGatcatcaaaatatttatagatacaatccaaaattaatacaatataatcaaGAATTAGCATTAACAAAATCCCATTTATATAATGttcattctaattataaaaaattaaaatctcgATTTCATAAATTACACGGAGATTATCATAAACTTCTGAGTATAGCTGCAGAGTTAACAGCAGTTCTTGAAAATTCAGTAAAAGGTCAATCCGTGGATCTACAAGGAATGTTAGAATCTTGTATGAAGATATTTCcagatttatttaatcaaaacATAAGAGATGAATTGCAA gTAAAAGTACAAAAATCCGATGATACAAATAAACGAGATATTCAGcctaattttaatataattaatatatcaccAAAATTGttagattttaaaaagattaaattacatttaataaatgGAAATGTAAAGACAAAATTACTTCTCTTGCAAGCATTACGTTGG aaaattactTTAAGTCAACCTGGAGAACGTGATGAAGCTATACACGAATATATAAGTAGAGATTTATTAGGATTACATGGTCAGATTGCCAGTGATAATGGAAGATCAATTTTACCATATTTACTAACACCAGAAAATGTTCCAATGCCACATCCATTGCAACAATCTACAGCTAGGTTGTTAAATACTTTTGCTTCCTTACAATGTGGTAGAGATTATTTATCCATAGATTCATCTATAGTTAGGGTG ATATTTAATTGCCTCAATGACAACTACCACGATGGAATAGATTCTCTGACTTATGATATGACACTGTCTActttacaaaaattatcattGCGCAAGCAGCaaagattatatatgataGATAGAGGATTGTTGGAATGGCTGATTTATCATTtacataatgaaagtaatacaatgagtttttatagattaaaatATGCAACAGCTCTTTTGATGAATTTATCATTGCATAAGCAAGCTCAGATTAGAATATCTACAACAGCATCATTACTCATATCAACTCTTATAATGCTTCTGGCAATTGATCATCCTTCT GTATCACCATATGTTAATGGagcattaaataattttcttgcaaatgatcaaataaataatgaagcaAAACATGTAAATCTTTCATCTATATTGGAacaattatgtaaaaataaaactggAGAAATGAg gGAATATCTGGAACACATTCTGAAAGTACATAAACGTGAATGTACTATTGATATAGAGGATGACGCAATTtcagataatgataat GAAGAATTTGATGTATTGGAAAATGAATTAGAGGAGAATGATCCtgttaaaaatcataaagCAGAATTATATGGAGAAGTATTGTTGTCAACATGTTATATGATTACACCAGATGTATTTCAGAAAGAATCTGTAGCTATTAGTAAAGCCTTGACAAAAACCTCTGATACAAAATTACTGCCATTACAAAACCATAAAAAACATAATCAGTCTTGCAGTAATACTAGTTTATCATTACTTGAACATGTTCCAAG agaaagTAGTACAATGACAATATCATCTTCAATGACTTTAGAATCTAcgcatgaaaataaaaaag GACTAGAAAAATTCAGCAGTATTGCATCATT GAGtaacataaacaatgataatgataaattatttgataatgcTGCCAatgcaattaaatttaaatgcgataaagaagaagaagcatttTTGGCCAAACCAAAAATTTCAAGGACGCCTCCTTGTTTACATTAA
- the LOC124427113 gene encoding lisH domain-containing protein ARMC9-like isoform X1, translating into MYNDGSSDHDCQQLKKGFYRNFFEYDQTNTDEFLLNRDFNSTAERLIEEANKVVVKNLEDSINMNKSFVMGPNKQILLSYKFGNTMKFFELWNKYIPDHIKTCKEYKILTLKLHVYFVILPKSMLILIQQKNHSKDKNIPTTASTKEDSSFIEIENHTIKLEKDFNKNMARLQQYLSTDGKELKYETQLRAFFALPYVEDPLSDPLFREIFNKSWTEKLSIHLQEFIAKYVQDSGENEEIMGDCIESSKISEIDITTSTIPCKIPNTDNSEKIVTKNNLPIKPNDRDVPDFLEDKSEEQLNISYERKYNMESKSTQTHSHLIKDYPQYYLVENTDHQNIYRYNPKLIQYNQELALTKSHLYNVHSNYKKLKSRFHKLHGDYHKLLSIAAELTAVLENSVKGQSVDLQGMLESCMKIFPDLFNQNIRDELQVKVQKSDDTNKRDIQPNFNIINISPKLLDFKKIKLHLINGNVKTKLLLLQALRWKITLSQPGERDEAIHEYISRDLLGLHGQIASDNGRSILPYLLTPENVPMPHPLQQSTARLLNTFASLQCGRDYLSIDSSIVRVIFNCLNDNYHDGIDSLTYDMTLSTLQKLSLRKQQRLYMIDRGLLEWLIYHLHNESNTMSFYRLKYATALLMNLSLHKQAQIRISTTASLLISTLIMLLAIDHPSVSPYVNGALNNFLANDQINNEAKHVNLSSILEQLCKNKTGEMREYLEHILKVHKRECTIDIEDDAISDNDNEEFDVLENELEENDPVKNHKAELYGEVLLSTCYMITPDVFQKESVAISKALTKTSDTKLLPLQNHKKHNQSCSNTSLSLLEHVPRFTRKEKRERSKDKLVNQNSNSMLKLSESKIVSNKKRTNNFDNTSQTINLPSESNRICYKHTEKTMSHNISYNLDENMTNLTSVSKKHNTMNAEYAKDERQDNRGLTNSNSKKMSAFKQNYLKKAMTDDLTVYLYENQTSKCVNNRTEIIKLI; encoded by the exons ATGTATAATGATGGATCAAGTGATCATGATTGTCagcaattaaaaaaaggattttatagaaatttcttCGAATACGATCAAACAAATACTGATGAG tttcttCTAAATCGTGATTTTAATAGTACTGCGGAAAGATTAATCGAAGAAGCCAATAAGGttgttgttaaaaatttagaGGATTCTATAAACATGAATAAGTCTTTTGTTATGGGACCAAATAAGCAAATTTTACTAAGTTATAAATTTGGAAACACGATGAAATTTTTTGAA ctaTGGAACAAATATATACCTGATCATATAAAAACATGTAAAGAGTACAAAATCTTAACGCTTAAATTGCATGTATATTTTGTCATTTTACCTAAATCTATGTTAATTTTAATCCAACAAAAAAATCATAGTAAAg ataAAAACATTCCTACAACAGCCTCTACTAAAGAGGATTCTTCTTTCATAGAAATAGAG AATCATACAATCAAActtgaaaaagattttaacaaaaatatggCACGGCTACAGCAATATTTGTCTACAGATggtaaagaattaaaatatgaaactcAATTGAGAGCATTTTTTGCATTACCTTACGTAGAAGATCCATTGTCTGATCCATtatttcgtgaaatatttaataagagtTGGACAGAAAAATTATCTATACACTTGCAAGAATTTATTGCAAAGTATGTACAG gaTAGTggagagaatgaagaaattaTGGGTGATTGCATTGAATCAAGTAAGATATCTGAGATTGATATAACTACTTCAACAATACCTTGTAAAATACCTAATACAGATAATTCagaaaaaattgttaccaaaAATAATCTACCAATTAAACCGAATGACAGAGATGTACCTGACTTTTTAGAAGATAAAAGTGAAGAACaacttaatatttcttatgaaaggaaatataatatggaatcaaa aaGTACACAAACGCACAgtcatttaataaaagattatcCACAGTATTATTTAGTAGAAAACACGGatcatcaaaatatttatagatacaatccaaaattaatacaatataatcaaGAATTAGCATTAACAAAATCCCATTTATATAATGttcattctaattataaaaaattaaaatctcgATTTCATAAATTACACGGAGATTATCATAAACTTCTGAGTATAGCTGCAGAGTTAACAGCAGTTCTTGAAAATTCAGTAAAAGGTCAATCCGTGGATCTACAAGGAATGTTAGAATCTTGTATGAAGATATTTCcagatttatttaatcaaaacATAAGAGATGAATTGCAA gTAAAAGTACAAAAATCCGATGATACAAATAAACGAGATATTCAGcctaattttaatataattaatatatcaccAAAATTGttagattttaaaaagattaaattacatttaataaatgGAAATGTAAAGACAAAATTACTTCTCTTGCAAGCATTACGTTGG aaaattactTTAAGTCAACCTGGAGAACGTGATGAAGCTATACACGAATATATAAGTAGAGATTTATTAGGATTACATGGTCAGATTGCCAGTGATAATGGAAGATCAATTTTACCATATTTACTAACACCAGAAAATGTTCCAATGCCACATCCATTGCAACAATCTACAGCTAGGTTGTTAAATACTTTTGCTTCCTTACAATGTGGTAGAGATTATTTATCCATAGATTCATCTATAGTTAGGGTG ATATTTAATTGCCTCAATGACAACTACCACGATGGAATAGATTCTCTGACTTATGATATGACACTGTCTActttacaaaaattatcattGCGCAAGCAGCaaagattatatatgataGATAGAGGATTGTTGGAATGGCTGATTTATCATTtacataatgaaagtaatacaatgagtttttatagattaaaatATGCAACAGCTCTTTTGATGAATTTATCATTGCATAAGCAAGCTCAGATTAGAATATCTACAACAGCATCATTACTCATATCAACTCTTATAATGCTTCTGGCAATTGATCATCCTTCT GTATCACCATATGTTAATGGagcattaaataattttcttgcaaatgatcaaataaataatgaagcaAAACATGTAAATCTTTCATCTATATTGGAacaattatgtaaaaataaaactggAGAAATGAg gGAATATCTGGAACACATTCTGAAAGTACATAAACGTGAATGTACTATTGATATAGAGGATGACGCAATTtcagataatgataat GAAGAATTTGATGTATTGGAAAATGAATTAGAGGAGAATGATCCtgttaaaaatcataaagCAGAATTATATGGAGAAGTATTGTTGTCAACATGTTATATGATTACACCAGATGTATTTCAGAAAGAATCTGTAGCTATTAGTAAAGCCTTGACAAAAACCTCTGATACAAAATTACTGCCATTACAAAACCATAAAAAACATAATCAGTCTTGCAGTAATACTAGTTTATCATTACTTGAACATGTTCCAAG ATTCacacggaaagaaaaaagagaaagaagcaaAGATAAATTAGTTAAtcaaaatagtaatagtatgttaaaattatctGAAAGCAAAAtagtttcaaataaaaaacgtACAAATAATTTTGACAATACTTCACAAACAATAAATTTGCCTAGTGAATCTAATAggatttgttataaacataCTGAAAAAACTATGTCACATAATATATCATACAATCTTGATGAAAATATGACAAATTTAACTTCTGTATCaaaaaaacataatacaaTGAATGCAGAATATGCAAAAGATGAAAGACAGGATAACAGAGGATTGACTAATTCAAATTCTAAAAAAATGAGTGCATTTAagcaaaattatttaaagaaagcTATGACTGATGATCTTacagtatatttatatgaaaatcaaACTTCCAAGTGTGTCAATAATAGAACAGAAATTATCAAGTTGATATGA
- the LOC124427113 gene encoding lisH domain-containing protein ARMC9-like isoform X3: MGDCIESSKISEIDITTSTIPCKIPNTDNSEKIVTKNNLPIKPNDRDVPDFLEDKSEEQLNISYERKYNMESKSTQTHSHLIKDYPQYYLVENTDHQNIYRYNPKLIQYNQELALTKSHLYNVHSNYKKLKSRFHKLHGDYHKLLSIAAELTAVLENSVKGQSVDLQGMLESCMKIFPDLFNQNIRDELQVKVQKSDDTNKRDIQPNFNIINISPKLLDFKKIKLHLINGNVKTKLLLLQALRWKITLSQPGERDEAIHEYISRDLLGLHGQIASDNGRSILPYLLTPENVPMPHPLQQSTARLLNTFASLQCGRDYLSIDSSIVRVIFNCLNDNYHDGIDSLTYDMTLSTLQKLSLRKQQRLYMIDRGLLEWLIYHLHNESNTMSFYRLKYATALLMNLSLHKQAQIRISTTASLLISTLIMLLAIDHPSVSPYVNGALNNFLANDQINNEAKHVNLSSILEQLCKNKTGEMREYLEHILKVHKRECTIDIEDDAISDNDNEEFDVLENELEENDPVKNHKAELYGEVLLSTCYMITPDVFQKESVAISKALTKTSDTKLLPLQNHKKHNQSCSNTSLSLLEHVPRFTRKEKRERSKDKLVNQNSNSMLKLSESKIVSNKKRTNNFDNTSQTINLPSESNRICYKHTEKTMSHNISYNLDENMTNLTSVSKKHNTMNAEYAKDERQDNRGLTNSNSKKMSAFKQNYLKKAMTDDLTVYLYENQTSKCVNNRTEIIKLI; the protein is encoded by the exons aTGGGTGATTGCATTGAATCAAGTAAGATATCTGAGATTGATATAACTACTTCAACAATACCTTGTAAAATACCTAATACAGATAATTCagaaaaaattgttaccaaaAATAATCTACCAATTAAACCGAATGACAGAGATGTACCTGACTTTTTAGAAGATAAAAGTGAAGAACaacttaatatttcttatgaaaggaaatataatatggaatcaaa aaGTACACAAACGCACAgtcatttaataaaagattatcCACAGTATTATTTAGTAGAAAACACGGatcatcaaaatatttatagatacaatccaaaattaatacaatataatcaaGAATTAGCATTAACAAAATCCCATTTATATAATGttcattctaattataaaaaattaaaatctcgATTTCATAAATTACACGGAGATTATCATAAACTTCTGAGTATAGCTGCAGAGTTAACAGCAGTTCTTGAAAATTCAGTAAAAGGTCAATCCGTGGATCTACAAGGAATGTTAGAATCTTGTATGAAGATATTTCcagatttatttaatcaaaacATAAGAGATGAATTGCAA gTAAAAGTACAAAAATCCGATGATACAAATAAACGAGATATTCAGcctaattttaatataattaatatatcaccAAAATTGttagattttaaaaagattaaattacatttaataaatgGAAATGTAAAGACAAAATTACTTCTCTTGCAAGCATTACGTTGG aaaattactTTAAGTCAACCTGGAGAACGTGATGAAGCTATACACGAATATATAAGTAGAGATTTATTAGGATTACATGGTCAGATTGCCAGTGATAATGGAAGATCAATTTTACCATATTTACTAACACCAGAAAATGTTCCAATGCCACATCCATTGCAACAATCTACAGCTAGGTTGTTAAATACTTTTGCTTCCTTACAATGTGGTAGAGATTATTTATCCATAGATTCATCTATAGTTAGGGTG ATATTTAATTGCCTCAATGACAACTACCACGATGGAATAGATTCTCTGACTTATGATATGACACTGTCTActttacaaaaattatcattGCGCAAGCAGCaaagattatatatgataGATAGAGGATTGTTGGAATGGCTGATTTATCATTtacataatgaaagtaatacaatgagtttttatagattaaaatATGCAACAGCTCTTTTGATGAATTTATCATTGCATAAGCAAGCTCAGATTAGAATATCTACAACAGCATCATTACTCATATCAACTCTTATAATGCTTCTGGCAATTGATCATCCTTCT GTATCACCATATGTTAATGGagcattaaataattttcttgcaaatgatcaaataaataatgaagcaAAACATGTAAATCTTTCATCTATATTGGAacaattatgtaaaaataaaactggAGAAATGAg gGAATATCTGGAACACATTCTGAAAGTACATAAACGTGAATGTACTATTGATATAGAGGATGACGCAATTtcagataatgataat GAAGAATTTGATGTATTGGAAAATGAATTAGAGGAGAATGATCCtgttaaaaatcataaagCAGAATTATATGGAGAAGTATTGTTGTCAACATGTTATATGATTACACCAGATGTATTTCAGAAAGAATCTGTAGCTATTAGTAAAGCCTTGACAAAAACCTCTGATACAAAATTACTGCCATTACAAAACCATAAAAAACATAATCAGTCTTGCAGTAATACTAGTTTATCATTACTTGAACATGTTCCAAG ATTCacacggaaagaaaaaagagaaagaagcaaAGATAAATTAGTTAAtcaaaatagtaatagtatgttaaaattatctGAAAGCAAAAtagtttcaaataaaaaacgtACAAATAATTTTGACAATACTTCACAAACAATAAATTTGCCTAGTGAATCTAATAggatttgttataaacataCTGAAAAAACTATGTCACATAATATATCATACAATCTTGATGAAAATATGACAAATTTAACTTCTGTATCaaaaaaacataatacaaTGAATGCAGAATATGCAAAAGATGAAAGACAGGATAACAGAGGATTGACTAATTCAAATTCTAAAAAAATGAGTGCATTTAagcaaaattatttaaagaaagcTATGACTGATGATCTTacagtatatttatatgaaaatcaaACTTCCAAGTGTGTCAATAATAGAACAGAAATTATCAAGTTGATATGA